Within the Cotesia glomerata isolate CgM1 linkage group LG6, MPM_Cglom_v2.3, whole genome shotgun sequence genome, the region ATGAGAAGAATAAAGGATGTAGGAGCAGAGAGGTATCCATTGCAGTCGACAAATCAGACGTTGGATAGGCCAGATTTACGATCAAAAGGAGGAGAGAAAAGGGAGGAATGCAATATTGCACGAGGCAGTGCTTGGGAATGGAGACTGGAGACCCTGGAGAATACGTATGGATGCTAAAGTCGTAAATGTCTTCGTACCAGTACCCTCTGGACAGAGAGCCCAGTGTTTAATATCCTGTACCCAGTATTCAGTGCCCAGTACTTGGTACCAGGTAACCGGTGTCTTTTCAAGACCTCTGGGCTTTGGTCTGTGGTCTCTGGATAGAAGAAACTAAAGTCTGGTGTGTTGAAAGTCTTTTACGAGGGCTTAAATCAAACAAATAGTCTGCGCTGACAGATAATGCCAGAATTCGACTGGTAAAGGATTTAAAGACATTTGGTGCGGCCTTTTATGGTCAGAAGCCCAATAGTCTTTGGTTTCTCGTCTGCTGGGATGCCCAAAACCAGTTTTGCTCTCTCAACATCTTACCAAACATACTTTCGCTGTCTTGCATCCCGCTCGACATCTCTTGGACAAAGTGCAATGACTCTCGAATTTTTTACCACTAtgctaaaaattaatcatcaagGGTAGAGCTTGGTGGTTGCTGCTCCAAGTAAAGAACACCCGAGTCTTCATGctgatgataaataaaaaaatccagtaAGTTATCTAAAGCTAAAAATATCCTCaagttatttattgtttatagaCTGGTATTCAAGGCAAACCTGTAGTTATGgcacatttaaatatttttaattctttataattcTCAGCTTTACAAACATCTCCCCAGGTGTGCTGTGTGCTTAAATTATCAAGACCCGTCGAGCAGAGAGCAGACTGAGGCTCTTTAACGCTACAAGTATCAATATCGCTCTGAGACAACAATCTTTAATCTTCTTCCATATCTCCAAGAGCATAAGAGCATCCAGCGGAGTATTATCCTCGAAAActtttaacttgactcaagagatgGAAGATGTTCATCTGGAAGATCCCGTCGGGCATTAGTTATTCAATGTAATTCACTTTCACTTGATAACGTGCACGCGCGATCAGTGTCAAcggggaaaaaaaaatggttttatattaataaaaaaccgTGGAGATATTAATCAAACAGAGAAAATATCCATGTCGAGATCGAGAGGGAACTACGTTCCACTTTCTGATACTCTCACCTTTTTTTGCGCACACCAGATAGTCATTACCGTATCAGCGTGCTTGTAACAATGtctactatttttatttgtttagatTTAATAGaccaatagaaaaattctgtCCTACGCGTTGGTATCATTGCTCATGCAATCAAAATATCTGGGACTTGCGTAATTTATTTTGCCGAGAGAAAGTTAAACATTTGTCGCtttgtatttaaataactctgttttaaaaaaaaaataatcaatttcttgagcggagatttatttaaatacaattaaaattaattttattaaattaaaataaaattaataagaggAGAAAGTTTCAGACTATTGACAATTGCATAAACTTTTTCTCCAGTAGCAACAATAACAGAAGTTTTCCTTGGAAGAATCTAATGTAGGGCATCAATTAGCTGGAATTTATGTATCCGAAGTTGCaagataaaaactaaaacatGATGACACGCCCAGagaattaatatatttatcagaAGTGGGTTGTTTGGACTAGAGTGTTGGTTGTTGTTAATCCTGAACTGGTATCGGCGAAACTGAAAGTTTGCGTGGGTTGACAGACGTAGGATTGGATTGTCGGGTCTAGAACGAACGAGAATGACTAAGGACTACGGGAATAATGTATAATGCAATGTTAATGTGTAAGAACCCGTGAACCGGTCCAGGTCCGTGCCCACAGTCCAGTTGGCATGAAAAGAAGGTAACGGTCAGCCGAGTTGGCAAACCAGTCTAGACGATTAGCGAATCTATTACATGACATGCCCAATCAGCTATAATCCAACCAGTTTTGCTGAAACAATGACTTAACTCGACTCTTGCTGGAGAAACGAAAACtggattaataaaatttatttaaacgtCACGGGCCAAGAATTCCGAGTTAATTTTCCGTACTCTATTATCACTGTTTCCTTTTGATTTGATTATCCGGCTAGGCTGGAtgatggaaatttaaaataatccgGAAGCTAGGCCAGTGAATTAATATCATGGTTCTCTAGTTTGTACCTTGTTTGTATTTaacattgttttattaattgtcaTGTTCCAGGTCACCGGTCAGTTACTCGACACAGAGTTCCAGCCAACAGTCACTGCGACCTGCAAAGATGGATATATGACAATAAGATTAAATCTTAATGACAGTTTCGTTGGAGCTCTTCATGCGCGTGACTACAGGACTTCCCAGTGCATGGTCGCTGGTAATGGCTCTAAGCAAGCGACTCTTGGTATTAATCTTCTTGCTGTTCATGGAGCACCTGACTATTGTGGtgttattatcaataatgtatgtatttatttattatttttattattgtcaatattatcaatttttaaacttgtcaaaataataataataataataataataataataactagtaaatttgcagtcactatgtgactgccgtgacttgtgaactaaaaaaaattaaaattttgctttattaaataatgacttttgttaaattgcactgtacttttttaaatattgacgtttttaaagatataatctcatctcgatgatacactcatcaagagctttcattcgagtacccacatgcattttgacatatttttcatatatacatatgtataatttatatattttatatatttcaaaaatatcacatatataaaatatatgaaaaatttcatgtgggtactcaaacaaaaagtctcgatgagtgtaacatcgcaataagcttatatctttaaaaatatcaataattaagaaatattaaaagtattatTGTATCTTATCACCTCATggtattattaaagatataagctcatcttgatgttacactcatctagaccttccatttgagtacccacatgattgtttttatatatttcatacattttatatatatgatatatataaaatatataaatgtatgaaaaattgatgtgggtactcgaatgaaaggtctcaatgagtgtaacatcgaaatgagcttatatcttaaaaaatctcaatatttcacaagatacaaggtcatttcttaattatgtatctagagatagagcattttcgattgcaccctaaatacttatcataataaattaactgtcGGTGAGAATGACATGAAACTTTAAAAAGACACAAATTcatatcaagacctttgcaatgacactaaagttCACTGAAAaatccgattttatcataagactatcctggacacaaaatttttcttattctcttaataatatagataataacaatttaactcacgagattattattattattattaaaattacgataattattgcattaaaattttatcttagaattttatcaataatatcgattaaaaatgttaattaatagaaaattgatGCACATCTCAAGCGCAAAGCAATAAAAAcgcatattataatttttatttaaatatttattattcatatctaatttttttgaataaatctgCAATAGAGTACCGAAGAAAGATCATTACCAATAGCCGTGAGAATTCACAAGACACTAGAATTAGCGGATGACAAATTTTATGTGATAACTTGCGGTAAAGCCGGATTTAAAAATGCCAAGTAAGTATAAAAGcgcatttaaatttaaatcctcagataaatatatatgtataatatttatatttatttattatataattatagaaatgaaACATCTTTGGTGTCACTGCGTCTTCTGGATTCCGGCCGTCGCGTGCAAGAGGCAATCTACGGTCACAACTACACGCTGCGTGCAGAAATATCGCGACCTGACGGTTCGTAGTAGTGTACCatgtctatatatattttttttttattattattgttactgttgctgttattattattataatgattatGGTCCGAGCGGGTGATCGTTCCACAGGAGCGAGCCCAGAGCATCCGGATATTATATGGTTGGATTGTGTGTATCAGGCTCTCTCACGAGCGTGAACGCTATGAAAGATTGGATGGACTGGACTCGCCTGGAAATAAATTAGAGTTATACCCGGCGATGAATAATCAATTGCTCTTTGGAATTATTTCAGGAATGTACGGAATCAGAGTAAAGTCTTGCTTCGCATTCAACAAGCGAAACAGCAGCGTTCAGCTGATCGACGATCGTGGCTGTCCGGTCAAGAACCATGTCATCACTAAGTTTATCTATGATACAAACACGGGAATTGCTGACGCAACTCTCTACTCGATgtttagatttcctgagagtCCTCAGGTTCATTTTCAGTGTGACATTGCCGTCTGTCGGGGTAAATATATTACTTtagtttagtttatttataattatcccAAAGCCAAGGTCAAATGGCAATAagaaaatatacataaaattttataattattgtgcAATTTCAAATCTACATTTGTAagtaacaaaagaaaaaaaagaaaataaaaaaaagtttaggaaagtcatttaaagtatttttaaggaagataatatcattaatacaaggataaaaaaaagaatgaggatataatattgaattaaatgacAATTTAAAGAGTCTTTACTcactgaaatttatttaaaataagtgtTTACTACCAACCTTGAAGACCCTACaaggaaagaacaagatgacactggacatcatcccagattatactcagtgatataaTCAcactgtggtgaaaaaaaatttcagatagtagctagaaaaatccagattataatgCGTGATACCTGGATTATACTAATTTTAATCTAGGTTATACTCGTAATCTGGactatactagctactatctgaaattttttttcactccgtataatctgggatgatatccagtgtcatcttgttctttccgtgtctTTGACTGCCGTGAGTTGtgaactatgaataaataaaattttgctttattaaataataacttttgttaaattgcactgttcTTTCTTatatattgatgtttttaaagatataagctcatttcgatgtaacactcatcaagagctttaatttgagtacccacatgcatttttaatatatttttcatatatacacatatatataatatatattttaaagatataagctcatcccgatgttacactcatcaagagctttcatttgagtacccacatgcattttgatatatttttcataaatatatatatatatatatatatatatatatatatatatatatatatatatatatatataatatatataaatatatgaaaaattgatgtgggtactcaaatgaaaggtcccgatgagtgtaatgtcggggtgagcttatatctttaaaaatgtcaatagttcacaagatacaaggtcattttttaattatgtatctagagatagagcatttttgaatgctaaaTACTTCAGTCTAAATACTACTAcagtctaaatacttatcattataaattgactatctgtgagaatgaaatgaaaccttgaaaaggcacaaactcaagacctttgcaatgacactaaatttcactaaaaaaaccaattttatcatatgactatcctggatacaaaatttttcttattctcttaataatatagatattttACAAACAGGAAGCTGTGGAATTCCGGTGTGTGAAGGTGAAGATGACTTGGGACTAAAAGGTCCACCTGGTAATCGTCAAAGTGTATCAGGGGAAGAAGGAATTTTATTGGCTGGCACAAGTGTATTTGTGTTAAACCCCGGAGAGACACctggtaaatttaaaaaataaatatcactGTCATTGGTTTTAAATTACACTACAcgcattaaattaaataaaattaaattaacaattcacTAAAATAGTTATCGTGGAACAATAGATTTATGTCAGaagaatatatatattgtaataaGTAACACGCAAACCGGATCGGCGTGTTGCTTGAATAATAAGACACGTTCCTCTTTGACCTCGACTCTTGCTGGCGTCGAGTACAAGAAAAgagaagaataataaaaataaaaagaagaagaaataataataagaaagaaagaaagggaaaaaaaatgtaaataaataacgaTGAGCCAACAATCGCGTTTATTATTCCATTTAAAGTGTTGGATGATCCTTTCGCTAACCGGTCAGGGCGTGGTCTCGCCAGTTCTTTGAGGACTTCTTCTCAAGCTCCTTTCTCTCTTTCTCCCTTATCTTCtttattcttaaatatttatattttatattttatatttatatttataaggcttagaGTCTCACGCAATCAAGAAACCACGAGCTTAAGCCGCACGACAATTTCGAgtcatataaatattttataaaaataagaataaataataaaatctaatGTAATTGTTTTTAGTGGTGCAGACGCTATACGATGACGGAGCGGTGCATCCGCAATGGCTGCTGTGGTTAGCCGTCGCATTTGGTATTCTCTTCCTCATAATGCTTATCATCAACATACTCCTGTGCTCGGCGATGACATGCAGCTGCGCGAGAACGGAAATAATTGAAAAGGAGCCGTCGATTATCGAGGACTACGATCCCTATCGCAGTTGGCCGGGGTCTCAATATGGCTCCAGGTTGGAAATTTTACAACAGTACAGTAGATATATCTAAACAAATACTGTCAAtagtttttatataatttataattattgtcatGCAACCGGGTTTGCTATTGAACTAACAATAACACAAAGTCCCTGGCTAACAAGGAAATAGTTAGCACAATGTTGCTACTGGTaggttaattaattgttactgATCCTGAGATCAAGTTTAAAGCACCCATTGGCAGGGGTAACGAGCAGTTGTACAAGATTCCGAATTAAAACCAATGCCGATGTAGATGTATAATTCATAGCTGGACACGCGAGCAGCCTCAGGAAACTTTATCCTGATACACTGATACATCTTCTGCTCCATAAGCAGTTTTGTGGTGGTATCAAGGGCACTTGCTCAGTGCTGCTAAGTAAAGAGTTAAGAGTTTAGTTTAGAGAAAAACGTTAAGAGTTAAGAAAAGTAGATACATACCATAACGGTTCAGTGGTCTTGCTGAATTATACTAGTCACGTGGCGCAATGCCAATGCACTAaacaacttttatttattatagtataATAGTTTTGCACTAGTTTTATTGGAAATTCAAATAGGTtctcttaaaataataatatcactGACTTTTTATTGTATTGAAATAATGGAACTTAAATCAGcagatatttgaaaaattttttttaaaatgaaacaaaaaaaaattttttttgaaaaattttcaatagtaatttattttaatgtctggacgtgaaattttttgattaaaattttttttaatcaaaatccaaaaaattgatggatgtcttaattttagtataattaaaatgatgaAACTTAAATCAAcagatgtttaaaaatttttttgatttttattgaaaattaattataaacacaaaattttctaaaaattttcactcagaatttttttttaacttttatgtggaatttttttgttaaaattttattgttgtaaataacaaaaaaaattgataaacgtctgttaattttagtataattaaaaaaatgaaatatcaaaaaaaattttagaattttttaaaaataattttgttacaaaaaattgacagatgtctgttgaatttagtattataaaaaaaaaattttattttgttagcTAAGTGTCGGTGATGGGTTTgtattgatttatttgtttataaagtATAAGAGCAATGACTAACCAGGAGATCTATATAGTTAATACTTGTTGCAGATACTCGCTGAACGGTAAACCGGGCGGTTATCCATCCGGAGGATCAACTATGAACTCAACGAGATCAATATCAACAAACAGTGATCACTATGCGATCGTCCAGTCCCGCCCTGGCAGCAGGTACTCGGGCCCTGGACACAAGCaccaccatcatcatcatcacagAGGACCGCCGTCTAATATCGGATCCCACTATTCAGCCAAGTGATTTATATCGAGGAGAGGCTACActctatatatattattataaattataatttatatcaaaCTCGCTCCATTGAGATCAGAGATCCCTGGCAACTCCGAGATCTGATGACTATGATCGTGAGGAAGATAAATCTCTAACTGTTATTACATTGATAACGATAACAACTAACGCGTGACTATAATAATAACGATAGTGCATGTAttacctttttattttttatttttatttaaggatactattaattgtaagttgtttaatagaatattgtacataaaactttttaatcagtaaattagtatttgtttttttaattatcctatatcttaattttttttaataaatttatacaatagataattgcaattactttttattagtttacgtAAATTCATTTGGAGATGATACAAACATTTAATTtgtcgtaattttttttgttacatcGTGACTAGCTACGTATTACCTATTGAGCATAAAttgctaaataaaatttataaatttttaactaaaatattagttacatatatttttttttttttataataaaataattttataatttttcaataatgcGATTTATAAAGAATTGCACGTGGCAATAATttaagtcttttttttttataataacaaaaataataatatacttacaaaaaaaaaaaaatttattctactcgagaagaaataaaagtgTAACTAAACTATTGACTTTACGAAGAAAACCCCCCAGGAGTTTTTAGTAGGAAAATTTCTCTAAAGTCTTTAACAAAATTACGGCATTAGTGCCACTTAGATAAATCTTAAAACATCCATAACAAATATAATACTTTAGCAGTAATTTAACTACCAACTATTTCTTCcagaaaatttcctaaaaaataattttcctggagttaaaatatcttcagtcaatatattttatctatgagatctaaaaaaattcaaaatttaattaaataaaataataatcacgaTTTTTGACtccaataataacaataataatatgtgCGTTTTTTCGTCTCCTTTTAAAATCACGGAAGAAATGTTTTACaagaaatttatctaaaatttaattatttctcagTCATAAAAGTGTACATAAGTGAAAGACaatcattaatcattattattaattaattatcatctaccatatatatttatatataatatataataaattatttaaattaattaaatcaaggaagtttaaaaaaaattagtaatgttattggattaataaaaactgtaaacctccttaaaataattagttagaGTAATTagtaagtttaaaataataacaaatgttCTACCTATCCATGAGATTCTTAACCGCGTTCTGTATGGCCCTAGGAACGCATCGAGGACACATGATTTCCATTTTACAAACTCGGCTCAACATATTGCCCAACGTTTGAGCAGTACAAGGTAAAGAGAGTGGCTGACTCATCAACAGCTCTGCTTCCATACTGGGAATAACTTCTGACTGGTAAATGGACATGGGAAAATGGTGACCGCACGTGAAGACAATGGTCTCCTCTTCAGCCTCCAGGAACCTGGATACCTTTTCGGGATCCTTAATGTGAATAAAAGGTCTGGGGTCGCTGGATTTCGTGGAGATCGCGCTAATGATCCCCTCCATCATCTGCTCGGGAGTCTTTCCCTCTTTGGCGTACCCCACAGGCCCGTAATTTTTCGCAGTCAGCAGCGAGAGCAATTCAATGTACTCCAACGCGGGCTTGCCAGTGTCTATGTGATGCAGCAGCATCTGACAAACCTGGAGGCAAAAGTTTGTAGaaacataatttattatcatgcACTCGTTCTTGTTGGTGTCCTCTTCATTCAGCTGACTCTGACAAAAAACCAGAAGACCTAGCGAGTAGTAAAGCTTGTTGATGTGCTCCAGCAGTATTTTCTCCAGACACTCCATCGGTAGGTGGTTTTTTATCCAGAAATCAAAGACAGTCATTAAAATTTGTCGCATTATTTTTTGAGCGCCTTCGTCTATTTcatttatgtaaaatttaattacatttgaAGCGTCATTGACCAAATTatccaatttaaaatttttttcctggctctggtttaaattttcttgattattattattattaggaagattaatatttatatttttatcccTTAAAGCTTCATTGTCATCCAGCGCGTCCTCAGTGAGATCCAGAGAGATATCTTCGCTCTTGGTATCTTCACACAAGTCCTCAGATCCGCCCTGACAGTCAAAAGTGTGAAGTTCTTCAACAACACTGATGCTGTCCAGTGATCTGCTGATAGacatcttcatttttttcttttcctcGCACTCTTCGATAGTTTCAACCAAATTTTTCTCCACCTGCTTGTCAAACAACTCAATATTAtccctaaattttttattaacctCCCTAGAAGTCATTTTACTCTGATAGATTTCATTTCCTTGGAAATCATGACGCATGTAGTACTTTGGATTAACAGTCTTGAGCTGATACGCCAGGGCAATAGAATAATTCTGCTCTAACAAAGCTAGCTTAGACCTGGCCTGATAATTCCCGAGCTCGTCGCACTTGTCCATGATTTTAGCAGCGTCGTAGAGTCCGTTGAACTGTTCAAGAACATAATGAAGAGTCAATTCCCCGTAGGTTTTCTCCACAAGACTCAAAAAACGAACTCTGCCCGCCAGAGGAGTAACGTCGTAGCTCTGGTAAGTGATAATCGGCGTAGGAATATTTGGCACTTGACTAGGGGTATCCTGGACCACGTGAGCACCGTGAGGAAGTCGGACGACTCTCTTTGAGGATTTTATCAAGACAAGTTTCTCCGCGTTGCCGCTGTT harbors:
- the LOC123267716 gene encoding uncharacterized protein LOC123267716 gives rise to the protein MKKINMSKYLYKASGFTMWFIVLVIAALHQVTGQLLDTEFQPTVTATCKDGYMTIRLNLNDSFVGALHARDYRTSQCMVAGNGSKQATLGINLLAVHGAPDYCGVIINNSTEERSLPIAVRIHKTLELADDKFYVITCGKAGFKNAKNETSLVSLRLLDSGRRVQEAIYGHNYTLRAEISRPDGMYGIRVKSCFAFNKRNSSVQLIDDRGCPVKNHVITKFIYDTNTGIADATLYSMFRFPESPQVHFQCDIAVCRGSCGIPVCEGEDDLGLKGPPGNRQSVSGEEGILLAGTSVFVLNPGETPVVQTLYDDGAVHPQWLLWLAVAFGILFLIMLIINILLCSAMTCSCARTEIIEKEPSIIEDYDPYRSWPGSQYGSRYSLNGKPGGYPSGGSTMNSTRSISTNSDHYAIVQSRPGSRYSGPGHKHHHHHHHRGPPSNIGSHYSAK